One window of the Nitrospiraceae bacterium genome contains the following:
- a CDS encoding isoaspartyl peptidase/L-asparaginase, whose protein sequence is MKRPRPVLLIHGGAGRRALTVAQAACLESALAEGHRLLKAGVPALSVVEEAIRLLEDSGLFNAGRGSNHQLDGVRRMDASIMEGRELRAGAVASIEGIIHPIAAARLVMEKTAHVLLVGKSASRFANYFGLERAPRPRRPTAVRPKQLRPAAGVSRTLQLHQAIVKTGRLRARSLGKETVGAVALDLKGTVAAGASTGGVDVMLPGRVGDTPLIGCGVYADNDAGAVSMTGLGESIIRVAVAKEIADGLASGLSPVAAANRVLRKVVERVQGAAGALVLSPDGRCTIRHSTPHMIAGIIGPDGRAIVRDRFA, encoded by the coding sequence TTGAAACGACCACGACCGGTTCTCCTCATTCACGGGGGCGCGGGACGCCGCGCCTTAACCGTCGCCCAAGCCGCCTGCCTCGAAAGCGCGTTGGCCGAAGGCCATCGTCTGTTGAAGGCCGGTGTACCGGCGTTGTCGGTCGTCGAAGAAGCGATCCGACTATTGGAAGATTCCGGCCTGTTTAATGCCGGGCGCGGTTCCAATCACCAACTCGATGGTGTGCGGCGAATGGACGCTTCAATCATGGAGGGCCGTGAGCTTCGGGCCGGGGCCGTGGCCTCCATCGAGGGCATCATTCATCCCATTGCCGCCGCACGGCTCGTCATGGAAAAAACCGCGCATGTCCTCCTGGTCGGGAAGTCCGCCAGCCGCTTTGCAAACTACTTCGGATTGGAGCGCGCTCCGCGTCCAAGGCGGCCCACGGCGGTCCGGCCCAAGCAATTGAGACCAGCAGCGGGGGTAAGTCGAACGTTGCAGCTGCATCAGGCCATTGTGAAAACCGGCCGCCTTCGTGCAAGGAGCTTAGGGAAGGAAACGGTGGGGGCAGTGGCGTTGGATTTGAAAGGGACCGTGGCAGCCGGCGCATCGACCGGTGGTGTCGATGTCATGTTGCCTGGTCGAGTCGGCGATACGCCGCTCATTGGCTGCGGTGTCTATGCCGATAATGACGCCGGTGCCGTGTCCATGACCGGATTGGGAGAGAGCATCATTCGGGTTGCCGTCGCCAAAGAAATTGCGGATGGGTTGGCGAGCGGTCTGAGCCCGGTGGCCGCGGCCAACCGCGTGCTGCGAAAAGTTGTAGAGCGCGTTCAGGGCGCCGCCGGCGCCTTGGTGCTCTCCCCGGACGGTCGGTGCACGATTCGTCACAGCACCCCGCATATGATCGCCGGGATTATTGGTCCAGACGGACGAGCCATCGTGCGAGACCGGTTTGCCTAG